From Amycolatopsis sp. cg9, one genomic window encodes:
- the crtI gene encoding phytoene desaturase family protein gives MRTIEGRADHVVVIGAGLAGLSAALHLLGAGRRVTLLEQADTPGGRAGQQSFDGNAVDTGASVLTMPELLEEAFAAVGEPLVKNLRLTRLDPAYRARFADGSSLALHTDGDAMEAEIRAFAGAREAAGYRALRRWLSELYAVQRDRFIGTNFDSPADLARPELAKLAALGGFGRLGPRIGRYLLDERVRRLFSFQSLYAGLDPARAIGAYGVIAYMDTVGGVYYPEGGMGEIGRAMTGAAARAGAEVRFGTEAAWLERVNSRVRAVRTRSGERIACDAVVLATELSTAYRLIGARPRRPVPLRYSPSAVVLHGRTTGKWDLGHHTIFFGGAWERTFAEIIREGKLMSDPSLLVTRPTATDPGLAGRGGEIVSVLAPAPNTHRGRVDWGRLRGPYREELLRTLEARGLTGFGDEFTVDETITPADWAARGLAAGTPFSLAHTFTQTGPFRPANLVRAAGNVVLAGCGTTPGVGIPPVLISGRLAAERITGR, from the coding sequence GTGCGGACGATCGAGGGGCGGGCCGACCACGTCGTCGTGATCGGGGCCGGGCTGGCCGGGCTTTCGGCGGCCCTGCACCTGCTCGGCGCCGGCCGGCGCGTCACGCTGCTGGAGCAGGCCGACACCCCGGGCGGCCGGGCGGGCCAGCAGAGCTTCGACGGCAACGCGGTCGACACCGGCGCGAGCGTGCTGACCATGCCGGAACTGCTGGAAGAGGCCTTCGCCGCGGTCGGCGAACCGCTGGTCAAGAACCTGCGCCTGACCCGGCTCGACCCGGCGTACCGGGCGCGCTTCGCCGACGGCAGTTCCCTCGCGCTGCACACCGACGGCGACGCGATGGAGGCCGAGATCCGCGCCTTCGCCGGGGCCCGCGAGGCGGCGGGTTACCGGGCGCTGCGGCGCTGGCTGAGCGAGCTGTACGCGGTGCAGCGGGACCGGTTCATCGGGACGAACTTCGACTCGCCCGCCGACCTGGCCCGCCCCGAGCTGGCGAAGCTCGCCGCGCTGGGCGGGTTCGGCAGGCTCGGCCCGCGCATCGGCCGCTACCTGCTGGACGAGCGGGTCCGGCGGCTCTTCTCCTTCCAGTCGCTGTACGCCGGTCTCGACCCGGCGCGCGCGATCGGCGCGTACGGCGTCATCGCCTACATGGACACCGTCGGCGGCGTCTACTACCCCGAAGGCGGGATGGGCGAGATCGGCCGGGCGATGACCGGCGCCGCCGCGCGGGCGGGCGCGGAGGTCCGGTTCGGCACCGAAGCGGCCTGGCTCGAGCGGGTGAATTCGCGGGTGCGGGCGGTTCGGACGCGCTCGGGCGAGCGGATCGCGTGCGACGCCGTCGTGCTGGCCACCGAGCTGTCGACGGCGTACCGGCTGATCGGCGCGCGGCCCCGGCGGCCGGTGCCGCTGCGCTACTCGCCGTCCGCGGTGGTGCTGCACGGGCGGACCACCGGGAAGTGGGACCTCGGCCACCACACGATCTTCTTCGGCGGCGCCTGGGAGCGGACGTTCGCGGAGATCATCCGCGAGGGGAAGCTGATGAGCGACCCGTCGCTGCTGGTCACGCGCCCGACGGCGACCGACCCCGGGCTGGCCGGGCGGGGCGGCGAGATCGTCTCGGTGCTCGCGCCGGCGCCGAACACCCACCGCGGGCGGGTCGACTGGGGCCGCCTGCGCGGGCCGTACCGCGAAGAGCTGCTCCGCACGCTGGAAGCCCGCGGGCTGACCGGCTTCGGCGACGAGTTCACCGTCGACGAGACCATCACCCCGGCCGACTGGGCGGCGCGCGGGCTCGCGGCCGGGACGCCGTTCTCGCTGGCGCACACGTTCACGCAGACCGGCCCGTTCCGGCCGGCGAACCTGGTGCGCGCGGCGGGCAACGTCGTGCTGGCCGGCTGCGGCACCACCCCCGGCGTCGGCATCCCGCCGGTGCTCATCTCCGGTCGGCTGGCGGCGGAACGGATCACCGGCCGGTGA
- a CDS encoding GNAT family N-acetyltransferase, protein MTAMPAGCSRYVQLSTDEFRARLPEALDIYVRAMRYPAGTAEQRAPMWLTHALREGWRCMAAFDADDVLLGLAYGYRGRAGQWWHEQVRHGLSRRSGPAEADRWLADYFELTEIHVKPENQGHQIGEDLLRGLLDGVPSANVLLSTPEGTSRAWKLYRRTGFVDVLRDYHFAGDPRPFAILGRALPLEDR, encoded by the coding sequence GTGACCGCGATGCCCGCCGGCTGCTCCCGTTACGTCCAGCTCTCGACGGACGAGTTCCGCGCGCGCCTGCCCGAGGCGCTCGACATCTACGTGCGGGCGATGCGGTACCCGGCCGGCACCGCCGAGCAGCGGGCGCCGATGTGGCTCACCCACGCGCTGCGCGAGGGCTGGCGCTGCATGGCCGCGTTCGACGCCGACGACGTCCTGCTCGGGCTGGCCTACGGCTACCGCGGCCGGGCCGGGCAGTGGTGGCACGAGCAGGTGCGCCACGGCCTGAGCCGCCGGTCCGGGCCCGCCGAGGCCGACCGCTGGCTGGCCGACTACTTCGAGCTGACCGAGATCCACGTCAAGCCGGAGAACCAGGGGCACCAGATCGGCGAGGACCTGCTGCGCGGCCTCCTCGACGGCGTGCCGAGCGCGAACGTGCTGCTTTCCACGCCCGAGGGCACCAGCCGGGCGTGGAAGCTCTACCGCCGCACCGGCTTCGTCGACGTCCTGCGCGACTACCACTTCGCCGGCGACCCCCGGCCGTTCGCGATCCTCGGGCGGGCGCTGCCCCTCGAGGATCGCTGA
- a CDS encoding polyprenyl synthetase family protein, whose product MNAPADTDLPAHVERALAGFLDRAGTEILGTEPTVAAGIDALRGFVLNGGKRLRPTFAWWGWRGAGGDPAGADAEGVLQAVSSLELIQACALIHDDLIDSSDSRRGFPTVHIAGAKLHADQGWLGSPATFGLATAVLVGDLALAWADDMFADAPLPAETLAAARPAWRAMRTEVLAGQYLDVRTQATGDASVEAALKIDRLKTAAYTVQRPLHLGAALGGATPELIATLLEFGGEVGVAFQLRDDLLGVFGDPSVTGKPAGDDLREGKRTLLVALGLQLAAEKDERAAATVIADAIGDADLSDEGVETVRMALQQVGAVDAVERRIDELTTAAMAALERAHLAEPAPEALTGLVVKATQRTY is encoded by the coding sequence ATGAACGCGCCCGCCGACACCGACCTGCCCGCCCACGTCGAGCGGGCGCTGGCCGGGTTCCTCGACCGGGCGGGCACCGAGATCCTGGGAACCGAGCCGACGGTGGCCGCCGGCATCGACGCGCTGCGCGGGTTCGTGCTGAACGGCGGCAAGCGGCTGCGCCCGACGTTCGCCTGGTGGGGCTGGCGCGGCGCGGGCGGCGACCCGGCGGGCGCGGACGCCGAGGGCGTGCTGCAGGCGGTGTCCAGCCTCGAGCTGATCCAGGCCTGCGCGCTGATCCACGACGACCTCATCGACTCCTCCGACTCGCGACGCGGCTTCCCGACCGTGCACATCGCGGGCGCGAAGCTGCACGCCGACCAGGGCTGGCTCGGCTCCCCCGCGACGTTCGGCCTGGCCACCGCGGTGCTGGTCGGCGACCTGGCGCTGGCCTGGGCGGACGACATGTTCGCCGACGCGCCGCTGCCCGCCGAGACGCTCGCCGCGGCGCGCCCGGCCTGGCGCGCGATGCGCACCGAGGTGCTCGCCGGCCAGTACCTCGACGTCCGCACGCAGGCCACCGGCGACGCCTCCGTCGAGGCCGCGCTCAAGATCGACCGGCTCAAGACCGCGGCCTACACCGTCCAGCGGCCGCTGCACCTGGGCGCCGCGCTCGGCGGGGCCACCCCCGAGCTGATCGCCACGCTGCTGGAGTTCGGCGGCGAGGTCGGCGTCGCGTTCCAGCTGCGTGACGACCTGCTCGGGGTGTTCGGCGACCCGTCGGTCACCGGCAAGCCCGCCGGGGACGACCTGCGCGAGGGCAAGCGCACGCTGCTGGTCGCGCTCGGGCTGCAGCTCGCCGCCGAGAAGGACGAGCGGGCCGCGGCCACCGTGATCGCGGACGCGATCGGCGACGCCGACCTCTCCGACGAAGGCGTCGAGACCGTCCGGATGGCGTTGCAGCAGGTCGGCGCGGTCGACGCGGTCGAACGGCGGATCGACGAGCTGACGACGGCGGCGATGGCCGCGCTGGAGCGCGCGCACCTGGCCGAGCCCGCGCCGGAGGCGCTGACCGGGCTGGTCGTCAAGGCCACCCAGCGGACGTACTGA
- a CDS encoding DMT family transporter: MVSLPTRARSSAALVLAGVLWGTGGLAGSLLGELAGLHPLAVAAYRLLVGGGVATLFVLVRGGTFPRTAEAARRVLVVGGLFALFQASYFAAVALSSVSIATMTTIGAAPVVVTLAGTRKPRGWTLVSVAGTLAGLVLLRWSPDAVATLGGLGFALLAAAGFAALTLLTAKPVEGLEPLPTTAFGCLTGGLLLTPPASWTGMALPLHADVLLVACYLGAVPTALAYAAYLRGLADAHPVLGALSAVLEPLTAAVLAAVLLGERLSATAWCGAAVLVAALVVGYWRPEPR; the protein is encoded by the coding sequence TTGGTGTCTCTGCCCACGCGCGCCCGTTCTTCGGCCGCGCTCGTCCTCGCCGGTGTCCTCTGGGGCACCGGCGGCCTGGCCGGTTCGCTGCTCGGCGAACTCGCCGGCCTCCACCCGCTCGCCGTCGCGGCCTACCGGTTGCTCGTCGGCGGCGGGGTCGCCACCCTGTTCGTCCTCGTGCGGGGCGGCACCTTCCCGCGCACGGCCGAAGCGGCCAGGCGCGTCCTGGTCGTCGGCGGGCTGTTCGCGCTGTTCCAGGCGAGCTACTTCGCCGCCGTCGCGCTCAGCTCGGTCAGCATCGCGACGATGACAACGATCGGCGCCGCGCCCGTCGTGGTCACCCTCGCCGGCACGCGGAAACCCCGTGGCTGGACGCTCGTGTCGGTGGCGGGCACGCTCGCCGGCCTGGTGCTGCTCCGCTGGTCACCGGACGCCGTGGCCACCCTCGGCGGTCTGGGCTTCGCGCTGCTGGCCGCGGCGGGCTTCGCGGCGTTGACGCTGCTCACCGCGAAGCCGGTCGAGGGCCTGGAGCCGCTGCCCACGACGGCGTTCGGCTGCCTGACCGGCGGGCTGCTCCTCACCCCGCCGGCGAGCTGGACCGGCATGGCGCTGCCGCTGCACGCCGACGTCCTGCTGGTGGCCTGCTACCTCGGCGCCGTCCCGACCGCGCTCGCCTACGCCGCGTACCTGCGCGGCCTGGCCGACGCGCACCCGGTGCTGGGCGCGCTGTCGGCGGTGCTCGAGCCGCTGACCGCGGCCGTGCTGGCCGCGGTGCTGCTCGGGGAGCGGCTGAGCGCTACGGCGTGGTGCGGCGCGGCCGTGCTGGTCGCGGCGCTGGTGGTCGGCTACTGGCGGCCCGAACCGCGGTGA
- a CDS encoding LLM class F420-dependent oxidoreductase: MTERRIRIGLQLQPQHADYDSIRRTASAAEDLGADIVFNWDHFYPLYGDPDGLHFECWTMLGAWAESTSRVEIGALVTCNSYRNPELLADMARTVDHISGGRLILGIGSGWFEKDYDEYGYEFGTAGGRLDDLAESLPRIESRLGKLNPAPTRKIPVLIGGGGEKKTLKLVAKHGDIWHGFGDPEVVERKVKILDQHCADVGRDPAEIERSCGVQGEPDELGPKLLDLGVTTFTVGVGGPDYDLGALEKWIAWRDKTNS; the protein is encoded by the coding sequence ATGACCGAACGACGCATCCGGATCGGCCTGCAGCTCCAGCCGCAGCACGCCGACTACGACAGCATCCGGCGCACCGCGTCGGCCGCCGAAGACCTCGGGGCCGACATCGTCTTCAACTGGGACCACTTCTACCCGCTGTACGGCGACCCCGACGGCCTGCACTTCGAGTGCTGGACGATGCTCGGCGCGTGGGCGGAGTCGACGTCCCGCGTGGAGATCGGCGCGCTGGTGACCTGCAACAGCTACCGCAACCCCGAACTGCTGGCCGACATGGCCCGCACGGTCGACCACATCTCCGGCGGCCGGCTCATCCTCGGCATCGGCTCCGGCTGGTTCGAGAAGGACTACGACGAGTACGGCTACGAGTTCGGCACGGCCGGCGGCCGCCTCGACGACCTCGCGGAGTCGCTCCCGCGCATCGAGTCGCGCCTCGGCAAGCTGAACCCGGCCCCGACCCGCAAGATCCCGGTCCTCATCGGCGGCGGCGGCGAGAAGAAGACGCTGAAGCTGGTCGCGAAACACGGCGACATCTGGCACGGCTTCGGCGACCCGGAGGTCGTCGAGCGCAAGGTGAAGATCCTCGACCAGCACTGCGCGGACGTCGGCCGCGACCCGGCCGAGATCGAGCGCTCGTGCGGCGTGCAGGGCGAGCCGGACGAGCTGGGCCCGAAGCTCCTGGACCTGGGCGTCACGACGTTCACGGTCGGCGTGGGCGGCCCGGACTACGACCTGGGCGCGCTCGAGAAGTGGATCGCCTGGCGGGACAAGACCAACAGCTGA
- a CDS encoding methylenetetrahydrofolate reductase, with protein sequence MTSVIERLRGDGPKFSIEFFPPRDAADEAVLWKAVRELEPYDPAYMSITYGAGGSSRDGTIRSIARVATETTLVPMAHLTAVNHSVAELRNVIGWYASVGVRNILALRGDPPGDVYGEWIPHPEGLTYAEELVQLVRELGDFCVGVSASTYGHPRSPDLDTDTKYLVRKLRAGADFAIAQLFHDAEDFLRLRDRVAATGCDVPVLPGVMPLTTMRTLQTTIKLSGAPAPQKLLDRLEPLADDPKAFRAAGIDVITELCEKLIAEGVPNLHFYTFNRSKATREVIARLGLVPARA encoded by the coding sequence ATGACGTCGGTGATCGAGCGGTTGCGCGGAGACGGGCCGAAGTTCTCCATCGAGTTCTTCCCGCCCCGGGACGCGGCGGACGAGGCCGTCCTGTGGAAGGCGGTCCGGGAGCTCGAGCCGTACGACCCGGCCTACATGTCGATCACCTACGGCGCGGGCGGTTCCAGCCGCGACGGCACGATCCGCAGCATCGCCCGCGTCGCCACCGAGACGACGCTGGTGCCGATGGCCCACCTGACCGCGGTCAACCACTCCGTCGCCGAGCTGCGCAACGTCATCGGCTGGTACGCCTCGGTCGGCGTCCGCAACATCCTGGCGCTGCGCGGCGACCCGCCGGGCGACGTCTACGGCGAGTGGATCCCGCACCCCGAGGGCCTGACCTACGCCGAGGAGCTGGTGCAGCTCGTCCGCGAGCTGGGTGACTTCTGCGTCGGCGTCTCGGCGTCGACCTACGGCCACCCCCGCTCTCCCGACCTCGACACCGACACCAAGTACCTGGTCCGCAAGCTGCGCGCGGGCGCGGACTTCGCGATCGCGCAGCTGTTCCACGACGCGGAGGACTTCCTGCGGCTGCGCGACCGGGTGGCCGCGACCGGCTGCGACGTCCCGGTCCTGCCCGGCGTCATGCCGCTCACGACGATGCGGACGCTGCAGACCACGATCAAGCTGTCCGGCGCCCCCGCGCCGCAGAAGCTGCTCGACCGGCTGGAACCGCTCGCCGACGACCCCAAGGCGTTCCGCGCGGCGGGCATCGACGTCATCACCGAGCTGTGCGAGAAGCTGATCGCGGAGGGCGTGCCGAACCTGCACTTCTACACGTTCAACCGCTCGAAGGCGACGCGCGAGGTGATCGCCCGCCTGGGGCTCGTCCCGGCCCGTGCTTAA
- a CDS encoding SAV_6107 family HEPN domain-containing protein encodes MPAAAAPQPVPLSPPGSDQSQLPMSLRPPAPPAAAALLAQARRGLAEAERETTAAERFIGAYLAALRGAAAVLEARGRPHRGRARPASSWVLLDSVAPELREWSAFFAGNSATRAAAQAGITGKVTGESAAQLVRVAGLFLELVRRLVHGLPIGGAAHVA; translated from the coding sequence ATGCCCGCCGCCGCGGCTCCGCAGCCCGTGCCGCTGAGCCCGCCCGGCTCCGATCAGTCCCAGTTGCCCATGTCGCTCCGCCCGCCCGCCCCGCCCGCCGCGGCCGCGTTGCTGGCTCAGGCTCGGCGGGGGCTGGCCGAGGCCGAGCGGGAAACCACCGCCGCCGAGCGGTTCATCGGGGCTTACCTCGCCGCTCTGCGGGGGGCCGCTGCCGTGCTCGAGGCTCGGGGGCGGCCGCATCGGGGGCGGGCCCGGCCGGCCAGCAGCTGGGTGCTGCTCGACTCCGTCGCGCCCGAGTTGCGTGAGTGGTCCGCCTTCTTCGCGGGCAACTCCGCCACGCGCGCCGCCGCGCAGGCCGGGATCACCGGGAAGGTCACCGGGGAGTCGGCCGCGCAGCTGGTGCGCGTCGCCGGGTTGTTCCTGGAGCTCGTGCGCCGGCTCGTGCACGGCCTGCCGATCGGCGGGGCAGCCCATGTCGCGTGA
- a CDS encoding DUF885 domain-containing protein produces MASTASDVNGICDRYVDDYAAADPVAATSHGIAGHDDRLTDYSADGYAERAGLAARAHAAVVAAQPRDAAERAAQAVFTERLGLELEIHEAGLDVASLNVISSPVQELRMAFDLMPLESEQDWSVVAARIGEVPKALAGVRGGLLAGADAGHVAALRQVSKVAEQCETWAGLKDAKGFFAELVDGASSQGEALKNDLAHGARAAEEAFAEFAGFLRAELAPKAPVKDAVGEDAYRLWSRYFVGAALDLREAYDWGWAEFSRLEAEMRAVANRVKAGATPKEAAAVLDADPRYRVRGRAEFEAWMQRLSDGALESLRGKHFEISDRVMALECKIAPPGGGVGAYYTGPSEDFGRPGRMWWSLPAGRDEFSTWRETSTVYHEGAPGHHLQIATAVDQSASLNKYQRLMAFTSGHAEGWALYAERLMEELGYLSDDGDLLGMLSEQLFRAARVIVDLGMHLELTIPAGTGFHEGERWTPELGLEFMLTRTITDEAHLRDEIDRYLGWPGQAPAYKIGERLWLTARAEAQARAGAAFDIKRFHAEALKMGGMGLDTLREQLAKLD; encoded by the coding sequence ATGGCTTCCACTGCTTCAGACGTAAACGGCATCTGCGACCGCTACGTCGACGACTACGCGGCCGCGGACCCGGTCGCCGCGACCTCCCACGGCATCGCCGGCCACGACGACCGGCTGACCGACTACTCCGCCGACGGCTACGCCGAGCGCGCCGGACTGGCCGCGCGGGCGCACGCCGCCGTCGTCGCCGCGCAGCCGCGCGACGCCGCGGAACGGGCGGCGCAGGCCGTCTTCACCGAGCGCCTCGGCCTCGAGCTGGAGATCCACGAAGCCGGCCTCGACGTGGCGAGCCTGAACGTCATCTCCAGTCCCGTCCAGGAGCTGCGGATGGCGTTCGACCTGATGCCGCTGGAATCGGAGCAGGACTGGTCGGTCGTCGCGGCCCGCATCGGCGAGGTCCCGAAGGCGCTGGCGGGCGTCCGCGGCGGCCTCCTCGCGGGCGCCGACGCGGGCCACGTCGCGGCGCTGCGGCAGGTCTCGAAGGTGGCGGAGCAGTGCGAGACGTGGGCCGGGCTGAAGGACGCGAAGGGGTTCTTCGCCGAGCTCGTCGACGGCGCGTCTTCGCAGGGCGAAGCGCTGAAGAACGACCTCGCGCACGGCGCGCGCGCCGCCGAGGAGGCGTTCGCCGAGTTCGCCGGGTTCCTGCGCGCCGAGCTGGCGCCGAAGGCCCCGGTCAAGGACGCCGTCGGCGAAGACGCCTACCGCCTGTGGTCGCGGTACTTCGTCGGCGCCGCGCTCGACCTGCGCGAGGCCTACGACTGGGGCTGGGCCGAGTTTTCCCGCCTCGAAGCGGAAATGCGCGCGGTCGCGAACCGCGTCAAGGCCGGCGCGACCCCGAAGGAAGCCGCGGCGGTCCTGGACGCCGACCCGCGCTACCGCGTCCGGGGCCGCGCCGAGTTCGAGGCCTGGATGCAGCGCCTGTCCGACGGCGCCCTGGAATCGTTGCGCGGCAAGCACTTCGAGATCTCCGACCGCGTGATGGCCCTGGAGTGCAAGATCGCACCGCCCGGCGGCGGCGTCGGCGCGTACTACACCGGCCCGAGCGAGGACTTCGGCCGCCCGGGCCGCATGTGGTGGTCCCTGCCCGCCGGTCGTGACGAGTTCAGCACGTGGCGCGAGACGAGCACCGTCTACCACGAGGGCGCGCCGGGCCACCACCTCCAGATCGCGACGGCGGTGGACCAGTCGGCGTCGCTGAACAAGTACCAGCGCCTGATGGCGTTCACGTCGGGCCACGCGGAGGGCTGGGCCCTGTACGCGGAGCGCCTGATGGAGGAACTGGGCTACCTCTCGGACGACGGCGACCTGCTGGGCATGCTGTCGGAGCAGCTGTTCCGCGCCGCCCGCGTGATCGTCGACCTCGGCATGCACCTGGAGCTGACGATCCCGGCGGGCACCGGCTTCCACGAGGGCGAGCGCTGGACGCCGGAGCTCGGCCTCGAGTTCATGCTGACCCGCACGATCACCGACGAAGCCCACCTCCGCGACGAGATCGACCGCTACCTGGGCTGGCCCGGCCAGGCCCCGGCGTACAAGATCGGCGAGCGCCTCTGGCTGACGGCCCGCGCGGAGGCCCAGGCGCGCGCGGGCGCGGCGTTCGACATCAAGCGGTTCCACGCGGAGGCGCTGAAGATGGGCGGGATGGGGCTGGACACGCTGCGGGAGCAGCTGGCGAAGCTGGACTGA
- a CDS encoding YbaK/EbsC family protein, whose amino-acid sequence MSSLDHPAVAKVAAALAEAGQHGAAEGIRVLAAEVRTAAQAAEALGVPVGAIANSLIFRLGSNKTALLALTSGAHRADPATLARLAGGEIGKADADFVRAHTGQPIGGVAPVGHPRPLPTLVDTALRAHDVVWAAAGHPKTVYPTTFADLVALTGGTPGALSGAEEDGPL is encoded by the coding sequence ATGAGTTCGCTGGACCACCCCGCCGTCGCCAAGGTGGCGGCCGCGCTGGCCGAAGCCGGGCAGCACGGCGCCGCCGAAGGCATCCGCGTCCTGGCCGCCGAGGTGCGGACCGCCGCCCAGGCGGCCGAAGCGCTCGGCGTTCCCGTCGGCGCCATCGCCAACAGCCTCATCTTCCGCCTGGGGTCCAACAAAACCGCGCTCCTCGCCCTGACCTCCGGCGCCCACCGCGCGGACCCGGCGACGCTCGCGCGGCTGGCCGGCGGCGAAATCGGCAAGGCCGACGCCGATTTCGTGCGGGCGCACACCGGGCAGCCGATCGGCGGCGTCGCTCCGGTCGGGCACCCGCGGCCGCTGCCGACGCTGGTGGACACCGCGCTGCGGGCCCACGACGTCGTGTGGGCCGCCGCCGGGCACCCCAAGACCGTCTACCCGACCACGTTCGCGGACCTCGTGGCGTTGACCGGGGGCACCCCCGGCGCGCTCAGCGGCGCGGAGGAAGATGGACCGCTGTGA
- the merB gene encoding organomercurial lyase — MRDDTGWDEDVRLAVYHAFADHGRAPTAPELAGAAGGSLAVAKQALHRLADAHHLVLDDYEHVVLAHPFAARPLGFSVMGSHTLWWGGCAWDSFAIPHLVEDEPEVLIATRCPGCGQPHALVVDRAGPPEGAQVAHFLVPAARMWDDVLHTCANQRLFCCESCVDAWLAGTGQDKGCVLDLVTLWRLARGWYEGRLERGYRRREPGSAAAYFAEAGLTGSFWATTAGV, encoded by the coding sequence GTGCGGGACGACACCGGCTGGGACGAGGACGTGCGCCTCGCGGTCTACCACGCTTTCGCCGATCACGGCCGGGCACCGACCGCGCCGGAGCTGGCCGGCGCGGCGGGCGGCTCGCTGGCCGTCGCGAAGCAGGCGCTGCACCGCCTCGCCGACGCCCACCACCTGGTGCTCGACGACTACGAGCACGTCGTGCTGGCCCACCCCTTCGCCGCGCGGCCGCTCGGGTTCTCCGTGATGGGTTCGCACACGCTGTGGTGGGGCGGCTGCGCGTGGGACTCCTTCGCCATCCCGCACCTGGTCGAAGACGAGCCGGAAGTGCTCATCGCGACGCGCTGCCCCGGCTGCGGCCAGCCGCACGCGCTGGTCGTGGACCGCGCCGGGCCACCGGAGGGGGCGCAGGTGGCGCACTTCCTCGTGCCCGCCGCGCGGATGTGGGACGACGTGCTGCACACGTGTGCGAACCAGCGGCTGTTCTGCTGCGAGTCCTGTGTGGACGCCTGGCTCGCGGGAACCGGGCAGGACAAGGGGTGTGTGCTGGACCTGGTGACGCTGTGGCGGCTCGCGCGCGGCTGGTACGAAGGCCGGCTCGAGCGCGGCTACCGGCGCCGTGAACCCGGCAGCGCGGCCGCCTACTTCGCCGAGGCGGGCCTGACCGGGTCGTTCTGGGCCACCACGGCCGGAGTCTGA
- a CDS encoding CGNR zinc finger domain-containing protein: MAFPHRDSVQRAVDLLNVLLPDPDPAAVARVLREHGETDVSDVDVAELHAAALELREVFAAPDVATAASVLNALFAAYARPPRLTDHDEGYGWHLHVDAADDGPWGAWLVTSSALGLASLLAERQDVPGGLCASPSCGRPFAHTAGGSPRRFCSPRCATRERVAAHRARS; this comes from the coding sequence ATGGCATTTCCGCACCGGGATTCCGTGCAGCGCGCGGTCGACCTGCTGAACGTCCTGCTCCCGGACCCCGATCCGGCCGCGGTGGCGCGCGTCCTGCGCGAGCACGGGGAAACCGACGTCTCGGACGTGGACGTGGCAGAACTGCACGCGGCGGCACTCGAGCTGCGGGAGGTGTTCGCGGCACCCGACGTGGCGACGGCGGCTTCGGTGCTCAACGCGCTGTTCGCGGCGTACGCACGCCCGCCGCGACTGACCGACCACGACGAGGGCTACGGCTGGCACCTGCACGTCGACGCGGCGGACGACGGCCCGTGGGGCGCGTGGCTGGTGACGTCGTCGGCACTGGGGCTGGCTTCGCTGCTGGCCGAACGCCAGGACGTCCCTGGCGGCCTGTGCGCTTCACCCTCGTGCGGCAGGCCGTTCGCCCACACGGCCGGCGGCAGCCCCCGGAGGTTTTGCTCGCCCCGGTGCGCGACGCGGGAACGGGTCGCCGCACACCGGGCGCGGTCGTGA
- a CDS encoding phytoene/squalene synthase family protein, with product MNELDAAGIRSPQLRAAYTECRRINAHHGRTFFLATRLLPARARPAAHALYGFARMADELVDNPVPGSDPAAALDRVGAMVDVVFDGGTPDDAVLVALADTVRRYGLERDLFAAFLKSMRMDLSPVEFATFAELGEYVYGSAAVIGLQMLPVFGTVGPAEDAVPGAIALGEAFQLTNFLRDVGEDLDRGRLYLPLDELAAFGVSRSLLEERRPDPRIRAALAYFVARTRAVYRRAEAGVPLLRPESRPCVRTALTLYQGILDEIVALDYDILTKRAVVPKSRRLVVALPPLAAVWARETFRGGRRLRS from the coding sequence GTGAACGAACTCGACGCCGCGGGCATCCGCTCGCCGCAGCTGCGGGCCGCCTACACCGAGTGCCGGCGCATCAACGCCCACCACGGGCGCACCTTCTTCCTCGCCACCCGGCTGCTGCCGGCCCGGGCCCGCCCGGCGGCGCACGCGCTGTACGGGTTCGCGCGGATGGCCGACGAACTGGTCGACAACCCGGTACCGGGCAGCGACCCGGCGGCGGCCCTCGACCGCGTCGGCGCCATGGTCGACGTCGTCTTCGACGGCGGCACCCCGGACGACGCGGTGCTCGTGGCGCTGGCCGACACCGTGCGCCGCTACGGCCTCGAGCGCGACTTGTTCGCCGCGTTCCTGAAGTCGATGCGGATGGACCTTTCGCCGGTCGAGTTCGCGACGTTCGCCGAGCTGGGCGAGTACGTGTACGGCTCGGCCGCGGTGATCGGGCTGCAGATGCTGCCGGTGTTCGGCACGGTGGGCCCGGCGGAGGACGCGGTGCCGGGGGCGATCGCGCTGGGCGAGGCGTTCCAGCTGACGAACTTCCTGCGCGACGTCGGCGAGGACCTCGACCGGGGCCGGCTGTACCTGCCGCTCGACGAGCTGGCCGCGTTCGGCGTCTCGCGTTCGCTGCTCGAGGAGCGGCGGCCCGACCCGCGGATCCGCGCGGCACTGGCGTACTTCGTCGCGCGGACGCGGGCGGTGTACCGGCGAGCCGAAGCCGGGGTTCCGTTGCTGCGCCCCGAATCGCGGCCGTGCGTGCGGACGGCGCTGACGTTGTACCAGGGCATCCTCGACGAGATCGTCGCGCTGGACTACGACATCCTGACAAAACGCGCGGTGGTGCCGAAGTCGCGCAGGCTGGTGGTCGCACTACCCCCGTTGGCCGCGGTCTGGGCGCGCGAAACGTTCCGGGGCGGTCGTAGGCTGCGATCATGA